A region of Malaclemys terrapin pileata isolate rMalTer1 chromosome 5, rMalTer1.hap1, whole genome shotgun sequence DNA encodes the following proteins:
- the NAAA gene encoding N-acylethanolamine-hydrolyzing acid amidase has translation MGAGRGCALLLLLWGAARAAAAAAPPLCNVSLEQEPRQRWLPALRHFDPAFLRAALARVIDETVPKWVHAAIWPVAEELEFFIPQPFAGEILGMCKALGISVGDGILINLAYEFSAFCTSIVAQDFKGNIYHGRNMDYAFGDILRKITIDVQFMQNGQVAYKGTTFIGYVGLWTGQSPHKFTISGDERDKGRWWENAVAAFLGRNVPVSWLVRDTLGTAADFQAAVLKLAATPIIADVYYIVAGTSPKEGVVITRNRRGPADIWPLEPTAGAWFRVETNYDHWTTPPPFDNRRTAAIKALNATGWENINFETLFQVLSVRPVLNNYTIYTTVMSAAVPDKYMTRIRTLE, from the exons ATGGGCGCGGGCCGGGGCtgcgcgctgctgctgctgctctggggggcggcCCGGgccgcggcggcggcggctccccCGCTGTGCAACGTGAGCCTGGAGCAGGAGCCGCGGCAGCGCTGGCTGCCCGCCCTGCGGCACTTCGACCCGGCCTTCCTGCGGGCGGCGCTGGCCCGGGTCATCGA TGAAACTGTACCTAAGTGGGTCCATGCTGCCATTTGGCCAGTAGCAGAAGAACTGGAGTTTTTTATCCCTCAACCCTTTGCAGGAGAGATCCTGGGAATGTGCAAGGCACTGGGGATTAGTGTTGGAGATGGAATTCTCATCAATTTGGCCTATGAATTTTCTGC GTTCTGTACCAGTATTGTTGCTCAAGATTTCAAGGGAAACATTTACCATGGTCGGAACATGGATTATGCTTTTGGAGATATTTTACGCAAGATTACAATTGACGTGCAGTTTATGCAAAATGGGCAG GTAGCGTATAAGGGTACCACATTTATAGGCTATGTGGGTTTATGGACCGGACAGAGTCCACACAAGTTTACAATCTCTGGTGACGAACGAG ATAAGGGAAGATGGTGGGAGAATGCAGTAGCTGCTTTCCTGGGTCGAAATGTCCCAGTCAGCTGGCTTGTCAGGGAT ACCCTGGGCACGGCTGCAGACTTTCAAGCTGCCGTCCTCAAACTGGCTGCGACCCCGATCATTGCGGATGTTTACTACATCGTCGCCGGGACGTCGCCCAAAGAGGGTGTGGTCATCACAAGGAATAGAAGGGGGCCGGCAGACATCTGGCCTCTTGAGCCCACAGCTGGAGC GTGGTTCCGTGTAGAGACAAACTATGACCACTGGACAACCCCTCCTCCATTTGATAATCGAAG AACTGCAGCCATTAAAGCTCTCAATGCCACTGGATGGGAGAATATTAATTTTGAGACCCTCTTTCAG